In the Magnolia sinica isolate HGM2019 chromosome 15, MsV1, whole genome shotgun sequence genome, one interval contains:
- the LOC131227304 gene encoding mitogen-activated protein kinase kinase 9-like, which translates to MAVIRDRRPPNLKLPLPEPTSVGPTSRPRFPLPLPPTTTTTASSSNIDRLSDLERLTVLGHGNGGTVYKVRHRRTHAFYALKLVHSDCDTTSRRQILREMDILRRTDSPYVVQCHGIFQKSCGDIAIVMEYMDSGTLESVLHRSGIFSENALASVSKQVLEGLSYLHSHKIVHRDIKPSNLLLNSKSEIKIADFGVSKIMCRTLDACDSYVGTCAYMSPERFDPDTYGGNYDGYAGDIWSLGLTLLELYIGHFPFLHPGQRPDWATLMCAICFGEPPSLPETASAEFRSFIKCCLQKDSSRRWTVAQLLTHPFVTRKRDLTAGFEGLSIS; encoded by the coding sequence ATGGCAGTAATTCGCGACCGCAGGCCTCCCAACCTCAAACTCCCCTTACCCGAGCCCACCTCCGTCGGCCCTACCTCCCGGCCTCGCTTCCCTCTCCCTCTACCCCCAACCACAACCACCACCGCCTCCTCCTCCAACATCGACCGCCTCTCCGACCTTGAGCGCCTCACCGTCCTCGGCCACGGCAACGGAGGCACCGTCTACAAGGTCCGACACCGCCGCACACACGCCTTCTACGCCCTCAAGCTCGTCCACTCCGACTGCGACACCACCTCCCGCCGTCAGATCCTCCGCGAGATGGACATCCTCCGCCGTACGGACTCTCCCTACGTAGTCCAATGCCACGGAATCTTCCAGAAATCCTGCGGCGACATCGCTATCGTCATGGAGTACATGGACAGCGGCACGCTCGAGTCCGTCCTCCACCGATCTGGCATCTTTTCCGAAAATGCCCTCGCCTCCGTCTCCAAGCAGGTCCTCGAAGGCCTCAGCTACCTCCACAGCCACAAGATCGTCCATCGCGACATCAAGCCGTCCAATCTCCTCCTCAACTCCAAGTCCGAGATCAAGATCGCCGACTTCGGCGTCAGCAAGATCATGTGCCGCACGCTCGACGCGTGCGACTCCTACGTTGGCACGTGCGCCTACATGAGCCCCGAGCGCTTCGATCCCGACACGTACGGCGGAAACTACGACGGCTACGCCGGCGACATCTGGAGCTTGGGcctgacgctccttgagctctaCATCGGCCATTTTCCCTTTTTACACCCGGGCCAGCGCCCCGACTGGGCGACGCTAATGTGCGCCATATGCTTCGGTGAGCCACCGAGCTTGCCGGAAACCGCGTCCGCCGAATTCCGGAGCTTTATCAAGTGCTGCCTGCAGAAGGATTCAAGCCGGAGGTGGACTGTGGCGCAGCTCCTGACGCATCCGTTTGTGACGAGGAAAAGGGATCTGACGGCTGGATTTGAGGGTCTCTCGATATCATGA